The following are from one region of the Streptomyces fradiae genome:
- a CDS encoding SHOCT domain-containing protein: protein MDDYPLLNVFWTMLWFFLWIMWLFLLFKIVTDIFRDHEMSGWGKAGWLIFCIVLPFLGVLVYVIARGKGMTQRDLKQAKDTEAAFQDYIRKTAGTAPADGKGSGVDELARLAELKDRGAITDEEFQQAKAKVLS, encoded by the coding sequence GGACCATGCTCTGGTTCTTCCTCTGGATCATGTGGCTGTTCCTGCTCTTCAAGATCGTCACCGATATCTTCCGTGACCACGAGATGAGCGGCTGGGGCAAGGCGGGCTGGCTGATCTTCTGCATCGTGCTGCCCTTCCTCGGCGTGCTGGTGTACGTCATCGCGCGCGGCAAGGGCATGACCCAGCGGGACCTCAAGCAGGCGAAGGACACCGAGGCGGCCTTCCAGGACTACATCCGCAAGACGGCGGGGACCGCGCCGGCCGACGGCAAGGGCAGCGGCGTGGACGAACTCGCGCGGCTCGCCGAGCTGAAGGACAGGGGCGCCATCACGGACGAGGAGTTCCAGCAGGCGAAGGCCAAGGTCCTGTCCTGA